In a single window of the Ignavibacteria bacterium genome:
- a CDS encoding lysophospholipid acyltransferase family protein: protein MQNKIEFFLFNLLSFLLTRFSLGVARKFATLLAAFFYFFIPLRKSVAIKNLRLVFPEYTEKKLNQILYCSYINFFIVLIEIFYMRVIEQEELKSMVKIKKPELIRESLRKDKGLLFLSAHFGNWEILAASTALTIGIPYSIIVKPLRNNLVDKFMNTMRCKWGNKVVRMGVSVKDIYRELLNKNVVALVADQRAAEGSLKIPFFGRETSVFFGPATLSVKTGAPILLGIAVRQNDFSYEVDLKEIKIEDNLSEDQKIESITKEYIRQLELIIRKNPEQWLWFHDRWKH from the coding sequence ATGCAGAATAAAATCGAGTTTTTTCTTTTTAATCTACTATCATTTCTTCTCACTCGTTTTTCTCTGGGGGTTGCAAGAAAATTTGCAACGCTGCTGGCAGCTTTTTTTTACTTTTTTATTCCGCTTAGAAAAAGTGTAGCAATAAAAAATCTTCGATTAGTTTTTCCAGAGTACACAGAAAAAAAACTGAATCAGATTTTATACTGTTCGTATATCAATTTCTTTATCGTTCTTATCGAAATATTCTACATGCGAGTAATAGAACAGGAGGAATTGAAATCGATGGTAAAAATAAAGAAGCCTGAATTAATTCGTGAATCTCTGAGAAAAGATAAAGGACTCCTCTTCTTATCGGCGCATTTCGGCAATTGGGAAATTCTTGCTGCTTCGACTGCTCTTACCATTGGAATCCCCTATTCAATAATTGTGAAACCGCTTCGGAACAATTTGGTTGATAAGTTTATGAATACCATGCGTTGTAAATGGGGAAATAAAGTAGTTCGAATGGGTGTATCTGTGAAAGATATTTATCGAGAATTGTTAAATAAAAATGTAGTTGCACTAGTGGCCGACCAGCGAGCCGCGGAAGGTTCACTGAAAATTCCTTTTTTCGGGAGAGAAACTTCTGTTTTTTTTGGACCCGCGACTCTATCAGTAAAAACCGGTGCACCAATACTCTTGGGAATTGCTGTGCGGCAAAATGATTTCAGTTATGAAGTCGATTTGAAAGAGATAAAGATTGAGGATAATTTATCTGAAGATCAAAAAATTGAATCTATAACCAAAGAATATATTCGGCAATTGGAATTGATAATTAGAAAGAATCCCGAGCAATGGCTTTGGTTCCATGATAGATGGAAACATTGA
- the waaF gene encoding lipopolysaccharide heptosyltransferase II, giving the protein METLIKKQTKILILQTAFLGDVLLTLPLIHHLRKIFSDSEIDLIVRPDAAEVSEISCDLNRVIIFDKKKNGLRNTFNLIKAIRKKKYDLLISPHRSYRSSLISFFSGIPKRIGFDTASFSILYSDKVKYQKNVHEVERNISLISEFRKVQEWEQLIPIKPSAAELHKKLISWNNSKQQIVCIAPFSEWYTKRYPQDYFIKLIELLIKSEIKVLIIGGKKDLSDSNKIVESISSSECVLNLTGQLSIRESIDVIGKCNLLISNDSAPTHMAMFTTCPVLTIYGSTIPGFGFYPYRSFDSVIQIDELYCKPCGIHGFITCPENHFRCMRELKPELVFEQVKKMLQNEIISL; this is encoded by the coding sequence ATGGAAACATTGATTAAAAAGCAAACTAAAATCTTAATTTTACAGACCGCTTTCTTGGGCGATGTACTGCTAACTCTCCCGTTGATTCATCATTTACGGAAAATATTTTCAGACTCGGAAATTGATTTAATAGTTAGACCGGATGCAGCCGAGGTAAGTGAAATTTCTTGCGATCTTAATCGTGTGATCATCTTTGATAAAAAGAAAAACGGATTGAGAAATACATTCAATCTTATTAAAGCCATCCGAAAGAAAAAATATGATTTACTGATTTCGCCGCATCGTTCTTACCGTAGCAGTCTAATTTCTTTCTTTAGTGGAATACCCAAACGGATTGGATTTGATACTGCGAGTTTCTCAATTTTATATTCCGATAAAGTCAAATATCAAAAAAATGTACATGAAGTGGAAAGAAATATTTCCCTAATTTCGGAGTTCAGAAAAGTTCAGGAGTGGGAGCAATTAATTCCTATCAAACCGTCTGCTGCGGAATTGCACAAGAAGTTAATATCGTGGAATAATTCTAAACAACAAATCGTTTGTATTGCTCCATTTTCAGAGTGGTACACAAAAAGATATCCTCAAGATTATTTTATAAAACTAATCGAATTGTTAATTAAATCAGAAATAAAAGTATTAATAATTGGCGGGAAAAAAGATTTAAGTGATTCAAATAAAATTGTGGAGAGTATTTCTTCCAGCGAATGTGTGTTAAATTTGACTGGTCAATTAAGCATTCGAGAATCCATAGATGTGATTGGAAAATGTAATTTACTGATAAGCAATGATAGTGCTCCAACTCACATGGCAATGTTTACGACCTGTCCAGTGCTGACGATCTACGGTTCAACGATACCAGGATTTGGATTTTATCCTTACCGTTCGTTTGATTCGGTGATACAAATTGATGAATTATACTGCAAGCCATGCGGGATACATGGATTTATTACTTGTCCCGAAAATCATTTTCGGTGCATGAGAGAGTTGAAACCCGAACTTGTTTTTGAACAAGTCAAAAAAATGCTTCAAAACGAAATAATATCTTTATAG
- a CDS encoding M23 family metallopeptidase — translation MFKNLKVIFKKRYDLLLIPKDGRSTDKILRTSLTRALLIIFGLMIISNSILLSFLAFTPIMDYLPGFEIISKEEMNQISEIKEKMLTISKEFERVKRNNERLQLILEGKPIPMDERELDSNYVKERMRRDSIRLMSKPLSNNLFIAFKRLLNLFSQVSDSNSIQNQKQFNQYTLSFISPVVGVITQKFYPKNAHYGIDFAVRTGTQVRTAGSGVVIFSDYTINDGYKIIVAHSSGYITIYQHLSVLLKKEREKVFQGDVIALSGNTGKLTTAPHLHFEVWKNNKPIDPKTICVDLYEK, via the coding sequence ATGTTTAAAAATCTAAAAGTTATTTTCAAGAAAAGGTACGATTTACTCCTTATTCCGAAAGATGGTAGGAGCACTGATAAAATTTTGAGAACAAGTTTAACTCGTGCTCTGCTAATTATTTTTGGATTGATGATTATTTCAAATTCCATTTTACTTTCATTTTTGGCTTTCACTCCGATTATGGATTACCTGCCGGGATTTGAAATAATCTCTAAAGAGGAGATGAATCAAATTTCTGAGATCAAAGAAAAAATGTTAACGATTTCAAAGGAATTTGAGCGGGTGAAAAGAAACAACGAAAGACTGCAGCTGATTCTTGAAGGTAAACCAATCCCCATGGACGAACGCGAGCTTGACTCAAATTATGTGAAAGAAAGGATGAGAAGAGATTCCATCCGACTTATGTCAAAACCATTGTCTAATAATTTGTTTATTGCATTTAAACGTTTATTGAACCTTTTTTCACAGGTCTCAGATTCAAATTCGATTCAAAATCAAAAACAGTTCAATCAATATACCCTAAGTTTCATTTCGCCTGTAGTTGGTGTGATAACGCAAAAATTTTATCCTAAAAATGCCCACTATGGAATTGATTTTGCAGTGCGAACCGGAACTCAGGTTCGAACTGCCGGTTCCGGCGTAGTAATTTTTTCTGATTATACAATTAACGATGGTTATAAAATTATTGTAGCCCATTCCTCTGGTTATATAACTATCTATCAACATTTATCAGTCCTATTAAAAAAAGAGCGGGAGAAAGTTTTTCAAGGAGATGTTATAGCTTTGTCTGGCAATACAGGAAAACTAACAACAGCACCGCATCTTCATTTTGAAGTGTGGAAAAATAATAAACCAATTGATCCAAAAACCATTTGTGTAGATTTATATGAAAAATAG
- a CDS encoding polymer-forming cytoskeletal protein, whose amino-acid sequence MKNREKFSDELSILSNNVQIKGNISAQGNFRIEGQVEGDVNVRGNLFLGETATVRGNITSNNFTCNGTVQGKIMIEDKLVIEKKSKITGDITTKALIVEEGAEINGKCIMSSGSKIQPES is encoded by the coding sequence ATGAAAAATAGAGAAAAATTCAGTGATGAGCTTTCAATTCTTTCAAACAATGTTCAAATCAAAGGGAATATTTCTGCTCAAGGAAATTTCCGCATTGAGGGGCAAGTCGAGGGAGATGTGAACGTACGCGGTAATTTATTTTTAGGTGAAACTGCAACCGTTAGAGGGAACATTACATCCAACAATTTCACCTGCAATGGAACTGTGCAAGGCAAAATCATGATTGAGGATAAACTTGTCATTGAAAAAAAATCAAAAATTACTGGCGACATTACTACAAAAGCATTAATTGTTGAAGAAGGCGCAGAGATAAACGGAAAATGTATTATGTCTTCCGGTTCTAAAATTCAACCCGAGTCTTAG
- a CDS encoding AtpZ/AtpI family protein has translation MLNPKKVKDEQRKFIEGFAKSGPYLGLGAQMAATVVIMVFLGKYLDDYLNSSPAFILIFSLLGSFAAIYNFIRQVLRLNEKKKNGNN, from the coding sequence TTGTTAAATCCTAAAAAAGTCAAGGACGAACAACGCAAGTTCATCGAAGGATTCGCAAAGTCAGGCCCTTATCTTGGGCTTGGAGCTCAAATGGCTGCAACTGTCGTCATCATGGTTTTTTTGGGGAAGTACCTAGATGACTATTTAAATTCAAGTCCGGCATTTATTTTAATTTTTTCACTTCTAGGTTCATTTGCCGCAATCTATAATTTTATCCGACAAGTCCTCAGATTGAATGAAAAGAAAAAAAATGGGAATAATTAG
- the atpB gene encoding F0F1 ATP synthase subunit A — protein MDTTKVITDTLAQTSDNSSSWIIDHIVDSNVLDFEPFFSITLPAIHLNLLGVDLNLSITKHVVFVWLGALIVFLLFRLAASSYKKSLVPKGLANVMEVLVTFIRDEIVAPTVGTAYTNKFLPFLGTIFFFILTCNFLGLLPYGSTATSNISVTASLAAISFIVTQFAGMKKNGVMGYVKGLIPHGVPVFLLPIMFVVEVLGLFTKPFALMIRLFANMTAGHVVIMALIGLIFILKTPFISPVSILFALFIYLLELLVALIQAYIFTMLSSLFIGMAIHQEH, from the coding sequence ATGGATACTACCAAGGTAATTACTGATACTTTAGCTCAAACCTCTGATAATAGCAGCAGTTGGATTATCGATCACATTGTTGACAGCAATGTACTCGATTTTGAACCGTTTTTCTCTATAACATTGCCTGCAATTCATCTGAATCTTCTTGGAGTAGATTTAAATCTTTCAATAACAAAACATGTTGTTTTTGTTTGGTTGGGAGCTTTAATTGTTTTCTTACTTTTTCGTCTTGCAGCTTCAAGCTATAAGAAATCGCTTGTTCCCAAAGGTCTTGCGAATGTTATGGAAGTGTTGGTTACTTTCATTCGTGATGAAATTGTTGCTCCAACAGTCGGTACGGCATATACAAATAAGTTTTTACCTTTCCTTGGTACAATTTTCTTTTTCATTCTGACCTGCAATTTTCTTGGGTTACTTCCCTATGGATCAACCGCGACTTCAAATATTTCCGTAACGGCATCACTAGCGGCGATTAGTTTTATCGTAACGCAATTTGCAGGCATGAAAAAGAATGGTGTAATGGGATACGTTAAGGGATTAATTCCGCATGGAGTTCCTGTTTTTCTTTTACCTATAATGTTTGTGGTTGAAGTTTTAGGTCTATTCACAAAACCATTTGCACTCATGATCCGACTTTTTGCTAATATGACAGCCGGGCATGTAGTGATTATGGCGTTAATCGGTTTGATTTTTATATTGAAGACACCATTTATTTCACCGGTGTCAATTCTTTTTGCACTTTTTATATACTTGCTTGAATTGTTAGTCGCATTAATTCAAGCTTATATTTTTACAATGCTTTCATCTCTCTTTATCGGGATGGCAATTCATCAAGAACATTAA
- the atpE gene encoding ATP synthase F0 subunit C → MESLGFAYLAAGIGAALTVIGAGFGIGKLASSAMDASSRQPEALGDIRTSMIIAAALIEGVSLFALVICILLALK, encoded by the coding sequence ATGGAATCATTAGGATTTGCATACTTGGCAGCAGGAATCGGTGCTGCATTGACAGTGATTGGAGCTGGATTCGGTATCGGCAAATTGGCTAGTTCAGCAATGGACGCAAGCAGTCGTCAACCGGAAGCACTTGGCGATATAAGAACATCAATGATTATCGCAGCAGCACTTATTGAAGGTGTATCGTTGTTTGCATTGGTTATTTGTATTCTGCTCGCGCTTAAATAA
- the atpF gene encoding F0F1 ATP synthase subunit B translates to MELLIFSFKFFLLAGGEKGGLLDVNPGLIFWTVVTFILLLLILKRTAWKPMLEALKQREDSIRTALEKSEQAKLEAEKLLEENKKNLAAAEEQAKKIIDEGREFSSKLKAEILDKANEDAKKLLDQTKIEIDRKKDEALNELREVVADLAIQATEKLIDEKLDDKKHRSLIDKFISTLPRQ, encoded by the coding sequence ATGGAATTGTTAATATTTTCTTTTAAGTTTTTTCTGCTTGCTGGTGGAGAAAAAGGCGGATTGCTTGATGTTAATCCAGGTTTGATTTTTTGGACAGTTGTTACTTTCATTCTTCTTTTATTGATATTAAAAAGAACAGCTTGGAAACCCATGCTTGAAGCCCTTAAACAGCGTGAAGATTCAATTCGAACTGCTCTCGAAAAATCGGAACAAGCAAAACTTGAAGCAGAAAAACTACTTGAAGAAAATAAGAAAAATTTAGCTGCGGCTGAAGAACAAGCAAAAAAGATCATTGATGAAGGAAGGGAATTTTCCAGTAAGCTCAAAGCTGAAATTCTTGATAAGGCCAATGAAGATGCGAAGAAATTGTTAGATCAAACGAAAATTGAAATCGATCGGAAGAAAGATGAAGCTCTCAATGAACTTAGAGAGGTAGTTGCAGATTTGGCAATTCAAGCAACAGAAAAATTGATTGATGAAAAACTCGATGATAAGAAACACAGATCACTTATTGACAAATTTATCAGCACTTTACCGAGGCAATAA
- a CDS encoding F0F1 ATP synthase subunit delta yields MSSFKITNRYATALLELSIQEKSLNDVNRELELIKKSIKDSRELTLFLQSPILKSQKKKDILTKIFSGKVSNLTMKFLNLVIDRNRTPLILEIIDHFFELRDKHLGIINVAVRSAAKFDKNQSEDLTKQLESYTNKKVKINFSLDSSLKGGFVVQLGDTVLDASLRHQLDLLKSKFLHGSEELN; encoded by the coding sequence TTGAGTAGTTTCAAAATTACGAATAGATACGCCACAGCTTTGCTCGAGCTTTCAATCCAAGAAAAATCCTTAAACGATGTCAATAGAGAACTTGAGCTTATAAAAAAATCAATTAAAGATTCAAGAGAACTAACACTTTTTTTACAAAGCCCAATCTTAAAATCGCAAAAAAAGAAGGATATTTTAACAAAAATATTCAGTGGCAAAGTTTCGAATCTCACGATGAAGTTTTTGAATTTAGTAATTGACAGGAATAGAACTCCTTTGATTCTGGAGATTATCGATCACTTTTTCGAACTAAGAGATAAGCATCTTGGAATAATCAATGTAGCAGTAAGAAGTGCAGCTAAATTTGACAAGAATCAATCAGAAGACCTAACAAAGCAGTTAGAAAGTTACACTAATAAAAAAGTAAAAATTAATTTTTCATTAGATTCTTCGTTGAAGGGTGGATTTGTAGTTCAATTGGGTGATACTGTTTTAGATGCAAGTCTTCGACATCAATTGGATTTATTAAAAAGTAAATTCCTTCATGGCTCAGAAGAATTAAACTGA
- a CDS encoding F0F1 ATP synthase subunit alpha, translating into MAEVRPDEVSSILRKELSGFEKEVDVYDVGTVLEVGDGIARIYGLSKVMASELVEFPNGVFGMVLNLEEDNVGAILFGEDTLVKEGDIVKRTKRVASIPVGDQLLGRVVNPLCQPLDGKGSIKTDKFLPIERKALGVIFRQPVKEPLQTGLKAIDGMIPIGRGQRELIIGDRQTGKTAIALDTIINQKYTHTEEAKKQGVKPVYCIYVAIGQKGSSVSQVVAKLEEAGAMEYTTVILAAASDTAPMQFIAPYSGATVGEFFRDSGRHSLVIYDDLSKHAQAYRQVSLLLRRPPGREAYPGDIFYLHSRLLERASKLSDDLGGGSLTALPVIETQAGDVSAYIPTNVISITDGQIYLEPNLFNAGVRPAINVGISVSRVGGNAQIKAMKKVAGTLRLDLAQYRELEAFAKFGSDLDAATQRQLRRGQRLVELLKQGQYKPMSVEKQIVSIFYGTNGYLDQLAVNDVQKFESEILEIFDVKHKDIMLEIAEKKELNQAIIEKLKKIGDEFLNSFKKSN; encoded by the coding sequence ATGGCAGAAGTAAGACCAGATGAAGTTTCTTCGATTTTAAGAAAAGAACTTTCAGGATTCGAGAAAGAAGTTGATGTTTATGATGTCGGTACGGTATTAGAAGTCGGCGATGGTATTGCGCGTATTTACGGCTTGTCAAAAGTCATGGCAAGCGAGTTAGTTGAATTCCCAAATGGTGTTTTCGGAATGGTGCTTAATCTTGAAGAAGATAACGTTGGTGCAATATTATTTGGTGAAGATACACTCGTAAAAGAAGGCGATATTGTTAAAAGAACAAAGAGAGTTGCTTCGATTCCGGTTGGAGATCAACTTTTAGGAAGAGTTGTAAATCCACTTTGCCAGCCTCTCGATGGTAAAGGTTCAATTAAAACGGATAAATTCCTTCCAATAGAAAGAAAAGCACTTGGTGTAATTTTCCGTCAACCGGTTAAAGAACCGCTTCAAACAGGTCTTAAAGCCATTGATGGTATGATTCCAATCGGAAGAGGTCAAAGAGAATTAATAATCGGCGATCGACAAACTGGTAAAACTGCCATTGCACTTGATACGATTATCAATCAGAAGTATACCCACACCGAAGAAGCTAAAAAGCAGGGAGTTAAGCCTGTTTATTGTATTTATGTTGCAATTGGACAAAAAGGTTCGTCAGTCTCGCAAGTAGTCGCAAAACTTGAAGAAGCTGGTGCAATGGAATATACAACTGTAATTTTAGCAGCTGCTTCAGATACAGCCCCAATGCAATTCATTGCTCCTTATTCAGGTGCAACTGTTGGTGAATTCTTCAGAGATAGTGGAAGACATTCTTTAGTTATCTATGATGATCTCTCAAAACATGCACAGGCTTATCGTCAAGTTTCGCTATTGCTTCGACGCCCTCCTGGACGCGAAGCTTACCCAGGTGATATTTTTTACCTCCATTCTCGTTTATTGGAGAGAGCTTCTAAATTGAGTGACGATTTAGGTGGAGGAAGTTTAACAGCTCTACCAGTAATTGAGACTCAAGCTGGAGATGTTTCCGCATATATTCCGACAAATGTTATATCGATTACTGATGGTCAGATTTATCTTGAGCCGAATTTGTTTAATGCTGGTGTTCGTCCGGCTATCAACGTTGGTATTTCAGTCTCTCGGGTAGGAGGAAATGCACAAATTAAGGCAATGAAAAAAGTTGCTGGTACGCTTCGGCTTGATCTCGCACAATATCGAGAACTTGAAGCATTTGCTAAATTTGGTTCCGACCTTGATGCCGCAACTCAGAGGCAGCTCAGAAGAGGTCAACGACTCGTTGAATTACTAAAACAAGGACAATACAAACCAATGTCCGTCGAAAAACAGATTGTTTCAATCTTTTATGGGACTAATGGTTATTTAGATCAACTCGCAGTTAATGATGTACAAAAATTTGAATCAGAAATTCTTGAAATTTTCGATGTAAAACATAAAGACATTATGCTGGAAATTGCTGAAAAGAAAGAATTGAATCAAGCAATTATCGAGAAGCTCAAGAAAATTGGAGATGAATTTTTAAATTCATTTAAGAAAAGCAATTAA
- the atpG gene encoding ATP synthase F1 subunit gamma, with product MATLREIRRRITGVKSTQQITKAMKMVAAAKLRKAQEAILNIRPYSNKMADLLHSLPGKIDKSISPLLMERETKNVTLIIVTSDRGLCGSFNSNLIRSAAELIQTEFSSYRESGNLNLMCIGKKGSDFFSKRNYQVKEKYLGIFSDLQFSSAKEIIQKVTNSFLNGTTDKVYVIYNEFKSIISQKIKVEQILPIPETHQAEKNEKESKYNEYVDFIYEPSKEEILTKILPQHLNILMWRVLLESNASEHGARMTAMDNATENAKELIRLLSLSYNRARQASITKELLEIVAGADALKESA from the coding sequence ATGGCAACTCTACGTGAAATACGCAGAAGAATCACGGGTGTAAAAAGCACTCAACAAATCACAAAAGCAATGAAGATGGTTGCTGCTGCGAAGCTTCGAAAAGCTCAAGAGGCTATTTTGAACATTCGGCCTTATTCCAATAAAATGGCAGATTTGCTTCATTCACTACCAGGAAAAATTGATAAGTCTATCAGCCCCCTGTTGATGGAAAGAGAAACCAAGAACGTTACTCTGATTATCGTTACCTCTGATAGAGGATTATGCGGCTCTTTTAATTCGAACCTAATACGAAGTGCTGCCGAGTTAATACAAACTGAATTCAGTTCGTATCGCGAGTCCGGCAATCTTAATTTAATGTGTATCGGCAAAAAAGGAAGTGATTTTTTCTCCAAGCGAAATTACCAGGTAAAAGAAAAGTATTTAGGGATCTTTTCAGATCTTCAATTTTCGTCAGCAAAGGAAATAATCCAAAAAGTTACGAACTCTTTCTTGAATGGAACGACTGATAAAGTCTACGTTATTTATAATGAATTTAAATCCATCATCAGTCAAAAAATTAAAGTTGAACAAATTCTTCCCATTCCTGAGACTCATCAGGCCGAGAAAAATGAAAAAGAGAGCAAATATAATGAGTATGTCGATTTTATTTATGAACCAAGCAAGGAAGAGATTCTTACGAAAATTCTCCCTCAACATTTGAATATTTTGATGTGGCGTGTGTTACTTGAGTCTAACGCATCTGAACATGGTGCAAGAATGACGGCTATGGATAATGCAACTGAAAACGCAAAAGAACTTATCCGATTGCTGAGTCTTTCGTACAATCGCGCGAGACAAGCCTCTATCACAAAAGAACTACTTGAAATAGTTGCCGGAGCTGATGCGCTGAAGGAATCGGCGTAA
- a CDS encoding signal recognition particle protein, producing MFEDLTYKLEKTFKLIRGQGKLTEKNISDTLREVRRILLDADVNFRVAKDFIEKVEQKSLGKEVLNSITPGQLIIKIINDELIELLGSKTESIVLSKQPPSIYLISGLQGSGKTTFSAKLADYLKKSNSKPLLVACDIYRPAAVQQLKTLGEQLKVNVFEGESDPVKIASDAINYAKKNNHNIVIVDTAGRMHIDEKMMEEIAEIKKAISPTETYFIVDSMTGQDAVNTAKAFNEKIDFDGVVLTKLDGDTKGGCALSIRAVVQKPIKFVSLGEKLDSIEVFHPDRLASRILGKGDIVSFVEKAQDVFDEREAFKIEEKIKSNKFDFEDFKEQIKQIKRMGSISQLLGMIPGIGSNLKNVEIDEKAFVKIEAIINSMTKEERKNPRVLNGSRRKRIAKGSGSTIQDVNKLIKQFEEMQKMMKRVSTMGMKNAFKGIKFQYN from the coding sequence ATGTTCGAAGATTTAACATATAAATTAGAAAAGACCTTCAAGCTAATTCGCGGACAGGGGAAATTGACGGAAAAGAATATTTCTGACACGCTCCGTGAAGTACGTCGAATTTTGCTTGATGCTGATGTTAATTTTCGAGTCGCTAAGGATTTTATTGAAAAAGTGGAGCAAAAATCACTTGGAAAAGAAGTCTTAAATTCAATTACTCCTGGTCAATTAATAATAAAAATTATTAATGATGAGCTAATTGAACTTCTTGGCAGCAAGACTGAAAGTATAGTTTTATCCAAGCAGCCACCGTCAATTTATTTAATTTCCGGTTTACAAGGATCAGGGAAGACAACTTTTTCAGCCAAACTTGCAGATTATCTAAAAAAATCTAACTCAAAGCCGCTTCTGGTAGCTTGTGATATTTATCGCCCTGCTGCAGTTCAGCAGCTCAAGACACTTGGCGAACAACTTAAAGTAAATGTATTCGAAGGAGAAAGTGATCCGGTCAAGATTGCGAGTGATGCAATAAATTATGCCAAGAAAAATAATCATAATATAGTGATTGTTGATACAGCCGGAAGAATGCACATTGATGAGAAAATGATGGAAGAAATTGCTGAAATTAAAAAGGCAATTTCACCAACTGAGACTTATTTTATTGTAGATTCGATGACTGGACAAGATGCAGTGAACACAGCTAAAGCTTTCAATGAGAAAATTGATTTTGATGGAGTTGTACTAACTAAACTCGATGGCGATACGAAAGGTGGATGTGCTCTTTCGATTCGTGCCGTTGTGCAGAAACCAATTAAATTCGTAAGTCTTGGGGAGAAGCTTGATTCCATCGAAGTTTTTCATCCTGATAGACTTGCATCAAGAATTCTTGGTAAAGGCGATATCGTAAGTTTTGTTGAAAAAGCTCAAGACGTATTTGATGAGAGAGAAGCTTTTAAAATTGAAGAAAAAATAAAGTCAAACAAATTTGATTTTGAAGATTTTAAAGAACAAATTAAACAAATAAAACGCATGGGATCGATTTCCCAGTTGCTTGGAATGATCCCTGGCATTGGTTCGAATTTGAAAAATGTTGAGATAGATGAAAAAGCATTCGTAAAGATCGAAGCAATTATTAACTCAATGACTAAAGAGGAAAGAAAAAATCCTCGTGTTTTAAATGGCAGTCGGCGAAAAAGAATTGCTAAAGGAAGCGGAAGTACGATTCAGGATGTGAATAAATTGATTAAACAATTTGAAGAAATGCAAAAGATGATGAAACGTGTTTCTACAATGGGCATGAAAAATGCTTTTAAAGGTATTAAATTTCAGTACAATTAG